A single genomic interval of Arachis duranensis cultivar V14167 chromosome 7, aradu.V14167.gnm2.J7QH, whole genome shotgun sequence harbors:
- the LOC107458906 gene encoding uncharacterized protein LOC107458906, whose translation MGLEIARAERKLKLQELESLRLEAYENSRLYKEMVKVVHDKNIKHGEFRPGELVLLYNSRLRLMLGKLRSRWDGPYRVEKAEPYGVFHICHPSSPEIFKVNGHCLKLYHGEKMHNKKELEIFLLEDPPSADD comes from the coding sequence ATGGGACTAGAGATAGCCAGAGCGGAGAGGAAGCTAAAACTGCAAGAATTAGAGAGCCTTCGCCTGGAAGCATATGAAAACTCCAGATTATACAAGGAAATGGTGAAGGTTGTGCACGATAAGAATATCAAGCACGGAGAGTTCAGACCTGGAGAGTTAGTTCTCCTTTACAACTCAAGGCTGAGACTTATGTTAGGCAAGCTGAGATCTAGGTGGGACGGCCCCTATAGGGTAGAAAAGGCTGAACCATATGGCGTCTTTCACATATGCCATCCATCAAGCCCCGAGATCTTCAAGGTTAATGGTCACTGCCTGAAACTGTACCATGGTGAGAAGATGCACAATAAGAAGGAACTGGaaatcttcctcttggaagatccacCATCAGCAGACGACTGA